The following is a genomic window from Leptospira bandrabouensis.
CTTGCCTACGCAAGTGTCGTTCCAGTCCCTAACGTCCCGTCCGGGACTCAGGGCCAGCCTACGTCGGTTAGTCTAGTTCGTTATGCGACATGTGTTAAAAATTAAGAGATTAACCAAAAAATAATGTATTGACAAAAGGCACACATATATCTAACATTAAAAGTGTGATTTTCGATTGGGATAATGAAAAGAATAAAATCCTTTCTTTTCAAAGAAACATTTCGTTCGAAAGAATTGTGATCGAAATTGAAGCAGGGGCAATACTAGACATCTTAGAACATCCAAACAGCAAAAAATATCCAAATCAAATTATCTTAATAATTAATATTGATAATTATGCTTGGGTTGTTCCAACAATTGAAAATGAAACATCTTTCTTTCTAAAAACTGCTTACCCTTCCAGAAAACACACTAAAATCTATTTTCCAGAGGTAAAATTACATGAAAATTAAACTTACTGATGAAGAAAAAGAATTAGAATTATCTTTC
Proteins encoded in this region:
- a CDS encoding toxin, whose amino-acid sequence is MIEIEAGAILDILEHPNSKKYPNQIILIINIDNYAWVVPTIENETSFFLKTAYPSRKHTKIYFPEVKLHEN